A portion of the Halogeometricum sp. S1BR25-6 genome contains these proteins:
- a CDS encoding phage repressor protein, translating to MILDRLREGRNVGANLALELDRSRGYVNNQLSKLASLELVRRVGPSDNGGLYELTERGELAVTYRERYDDDSVEFESLLDEELRTAQNTKTADVAGKAAEAAEE from the coding sequence ATGATTCTCGACCGGCTGCGCGAGGGCCGGAACGTCGGTGCGAATCTCGCGCTCGAACTCGACCGAAGCCGCGGCTACGTCAACAACCAGCTCTCGAAGCTCGCGTCGCTCGAACTCGTCCGCCGGGTCGGACCGAGCGACAACGGCGGCCTGTACGAACTCACGGAGCGGGGAGAACTGGCGGTCACCTACCGAGAGCGCTACGACGACGACTCGGTGGAGTTCGAGTCGCTGCTGGACGAAGAACTGCGGACGGCGCAGAACACGAAGACAGCCGACGTCGCCGGAAAGGCGGCCGAAGCGGCCGAAGAGTAA
- a CDS encoding ABC transporter ATP-binding protein: MSKTENDANTDASKTETEPNASEPPADAPILGGGGPAVTAERPLEVDGLRKSFGGITAVDGASFYVEGGTLTGLIGPNGAGKSTTFNLITGMLTPDQGTVTFNDEDITGMEPHAIANKGLVRTFQIARELEDMTVLENMMLAPKGQRGEKLWRSVTPGVRDDVIAQEKELLERVWDVLEFFDIDHIADEYAGNLSGGQRKLLEMARALLTDPDMLLLDEPFAGVNPSLEKRLLEHIHALKEQGYTFLLVEHDMDLIMENCEHVIVLHQGRVLTEGTPADIKSNEEVIEAYLGGNV, from the coding sequence ATGAGTAAGACCGAGAACGACGCGAACACGGACGCGAGCAAGACCGAGACCGAACCGAACGCGAGCGAGCCACCGGCCGACGCTCCCATCTTGGGCGGCGGCGGGCCGGCGGTGACCGCCGAACGGCCGCTCGAAGTCGACGGTCTGCGGAAGTCCTTCGGCGGCATCACGGCCGTCGACGGCGCGTCATTCTACGTCGAGGGCGGCACGCTGACGGGACTCATCGGCCCGAACGGCGCCGGTAAGTCGACGACGTTCAACCTCATCACGGGCATGCTGACGCCCGACCAGGGGACGGTGACGTTCAACGACGAGGACATCACCGGGATGGAGCCGCACGCCATCGCGAACAAAGGGCTCGTCCGGACGTTCCAAATCGCGCGCGAACTCGAGGATATGACCGTCTTGGAGAACATGATGCTCGCGCCGAAGGGGCAGCGCGGCGAGAAGCTCTGGCGGTCGGTGACGCCCGGCGTCCGCGACGACGTCATCGCGCAGGAGAAGGAGCTCCTCGAACGCGTCTGGGACGTCCTGGAGTTCTTCGACATCGACCACATCGCCGACGAGTACGCGGGCAATCTCTCCGGCGGCCAGCGGAAACTGCTGGAGATGGCGCGGGCGCTCCTGACGGACCCCGACATGCTGCTCCTCGACGAACCGTTCGCGGGCGTCAACCCCTCCCTGGAGAAGCGCCTGCTCGAACACATCCACGCGCTGAAAGAGCAGGGGTACACCTTCCTCCTGGTCGAACACGACATGGACCTCATCATGGAGAACTGCGAGCACGTCATCGTCCTGCACCAAGGCCGCGTCCTCACCGAGGGGACGCCGGCGGATATCAAATCGAACGAGGAGGTCATCGAGGCCTACCTCGGGGGGAACGTGTGA
- a CDS encoding branched-chain amino acid ABC transporter permease, producing the protein MGIAETYSRGRRFAVDRPGALLLAVVGVLLVGDLLTGLASGRTAFSDVGSLIWDGLMRGLVIGLAGIGLSMTYSILNFANFAHGDYITAGAFSGWGTTYLLAGLGRADIGSLLLVGAGGSVFGGALGIGITGTPIAVVAGLLVAGAFTVALSLAVDRFIFRPIRDEDGITLLITSIGVAFALRYMMQFVFGSDVRGTTAQPPAVSLYFVDGAVRVNMHDLTLVVVAGGLMLGVHLLLQRTKLGKAMRAMADNEDLARVTGIPTERVVRAVWIIGGGLTGVAGYMFVLWKGTLGFNDGWLLLLLIFAAVILGGIGSVYGAIAGGLVIGLTASLSVIWIPSAFARAAAFFVMIVILLVKPSGLFSGRSTA; encoded by the coding sequence ATGGGTATCGCTGAGACCTACTCACGCGGTCGCCGGTTCGCAGTCGACAGACCGGGGGCGCTTCTCTTGGCCGTCGTCGGAGTTCTCCTCGTCGGAGACCTTCTCACCGGCCTCGCCTCCGGGCGGACTGCATTCAGCGACGTGGGGTCGCTGATCTGGGACGGCCTCATGCGTGGGCTGGTGATCGGGTTGGCGGGAATCGGACTCTCGATGACGTACAGTATTCTGAACTTCGCGAACTTCGCGCACGGCGATTACATCACCGCGGGGGCGTTCTCCGGGTGGGGGACGACCTACCTGCTGGCGGGCCTCGGACGCGCCGACATCGGGTCGCTGCTGCTCGTCGGCGCGGGCGGGTCGGTGTTCGGCGGCGCACTCGGTATCGGCATCACGGGGACGCCGATAGCCGTCGTCGCCGGTCTGCTCGTCGCCGGCGCGTTCACCGTCGCCCTCTCGCTTGCGGTCGACCGGTTCATCTTCCGGCCGATTCGCGACGAGGACGGCATCACGCTCCTCATCACGAGCATCGGCGTCGCGTTCGCGCTTCGCTACATGATGCAGTTCGTCTTCGGGTCGGACGTGCGCGGGACGACGGCGCAACCGCCGGCCGTCTCGCTGTACTTCGTCGACGGAGCGGTCCGCGTCAACATGCACGACCTGACGCTCGTCGTCGTCGCGGGCGGTCTGATGCTCGGCGTGCACCTCCTGCTTCAGCGGACGAAACTGGGCAAGGCGATGCGCGCGATGGCCGACAACGAGGACCTCGCGCGCGTCACGGGGATTCCGACCGAACGCGTCGTGCGGGCGGTGTGGATCATCGGGGGCGGTCTCACCGGCGTCGCCGGCTACATGTTCGTCCTCTGGAAGGGAACGCTCGGCTTCAACGACGGCTGGTTGCTTCTCCTCCTGATCTTCGCGGCCGTCATCCTCGGCGGCATCGGGTCGGTGTACGGCGCCATCGCGGGCGGCCTCGTCATCGGGCTGACGGCGTCGCTGTCGGTCATCTGGATTCCATCGGCGTTCGCCCGCGCGGCGGCGTTCTTCGTGATGATCGTCATCCTGCTCGTGAAACCGTCCGGACTGTTCAGCGGGAGGTCGACCGCATGA
- a CDS encoding helix-turn-helix transcriptional regulator, which yields MSRLAPRTLCVLWVVLLLVVVVAGAAAPAAGQSTRTIAGTQLAPDDVSLRIDIREDGTAEWAVEYRVLLDDQNTTAAFESVRRDVEADGSEYSSEFRGRMESTAATAENATGREMAIRNVSVSASRQQLPQEYGVLTYRFVWVNFAVVDGDSIRAGDALRGLFLDEETSLLVTWPEGYVAEDAAPAPDDQRTRTIVWNGPLDFGPDEPSLVVAARESAGADAGVTTSGPATASGAGDDSSPGDGDGSYLWLGGAGVLVAAAVVGGGWALYRRRGERVPADAGTGVDADAGTETGAASPRGGTDGTGGAGAASAGGDSATAEAERRTTESDPDADGSAAATSSADDGTPPWEDELLSNEERVLALMEHEGGRLKQQEVAQTLDWTDAKTSQVVRRMREADELDAFRLGRENVLVLPDADAGREDE from the coding sequence ATGAGTCGTCTCGCCCCCCGCACTCTCTGCGTCCTTTGGGTGGTCCTCCTCCTCGTCGTCGTCGTCGCCGGCGCGGCGGCGCCGGCGGCCGGCCAGTCGACGCGCACCATCGCCGGGACGCAACTCGCCCCCGACGACGTCTCCCTCCGCATCGACATCCGCGAAGACGGAACCGCCGAGTGGGCGGTAGAGTACCGCGTCCTCCTCGACGACCAGAACACGACGGCGGCGTTCGAGTCGGTCAGACGCGACGTGGAGGCCGACGGGTCGGAGTACTCCTCGGAGTTCCGGGGTCGGATGGAGTCGACGGCCGCGACGGCCGAGAACGCCACCGGGCGCGAGATGGCGATCAGAAACGTGAGCGTCAGCGCCTCCAGACAGCAGCTTCCGCAGGAGTACGGCGTGCTCACCTACCGGTTCGTCTGGGTGAACTTCGCCGTCGTCGACGGCGACAGCATCCGCGCCGGGGACGCCCTCCGAGGACTGTTCCTCGACGAGGAGACGTCGCTTCTGGTAACGTGGCCGGAGGGGTACGTCGCGGAGGACGCCGCGCCGGCGCCGGACGACCAGCGAACGCGGACCATCGTCTGGAACGGGCCGCTGGATTTCGGTCCCGATGAACCCTCCCTGGTCGTCGCCGCGCGCGAGTCCGCCGGCGCGGACGCGGGAGTGACGACGAGCGGACCCGCGACGGCGAGCGGTGCGGGCGACGACTCCTCGCCCGGCGACGGAGACGGGTCGTACCTGTGGCTCGGCGGCGCGGGGGTGCTGGTCGCCGCGGCCGTCGTCGGCGGCGGGTGGGCGCTCTACCGCAGACGCGGCGAGCGCGTTCCGGCCGACGCCGGCACCGGCGTCGACGCCGACGCAGGGACCGAGACTGGTGCCGCATCGCCGCGCGGCGGGACGGACGGAACGGGCGGCGCCGGAGCGGCGTCGGCCGGGGGAGACTCCGCCACCGCCGAAGCGGAGCGTCGGACAACCGAATCGGACCCCGACGCGGACGGGTCGGCGGCCGCGACGTCGAGCGCGGACGACGGGACGCCGCCCTGGGAGGACGAACTCCTGAGCAACGAGGAGCGGGTCCTTGCACTGATGGAGCACGAGGGCGGCCGCCTGAAGCAACAGGAGGTCGCCCAGACGCTCGATTGGACCGACGCGAAGACGAGCCAGGTCGTCCGTCGGATGCGCGAGGCGGACGAACTCGACGCGTTCCGCCTCGGCCGCGAGAACGTTCTCGTGCTCCCCGACGCGGACGCCGGCCGGGAGGACGAATAA
- a CDS encoding branched-chain amino acid ABC transporter permease has translation MSVREDLADRVPGGDAGLIVAVLVVLYVAYVLAGVGLGYSLRGQLNTVAVLTFYIGVFAMLALALNLHWGYTGLFNIGIVGFMAVGIYVMALVSKPLYQSGGAAQVGGLGLPLVVGIVAGMVAAALLGLVVALPALRLRADYLAIVTIAMSEIVRFSFLSGEFQQFTLFGERVGFGGGSGLILDFTDPLQAFFETFGLWGAYLSFVDTFEAIVPTNPKPVVDGLVYGAVLLLFVAAYYWLLKRTGESPFGRVLKAIREDEDVANSLGKDTNQFKIKSFMLGCALMGLAGILWFMTQGAVTPNTFRPRITFFVWIALIIGGAGSNTGSVLGGAVFAAVLYQGPRYFKNLVDAALPSFNAPSSFGPAVAPLISNLNPAPLFYYTVDSIRQLQLVLMGLVLIWLMHNRPEGMLGHRKETAAGIPLTAKRARTAATDGGTESDDGDGGERNE, from the coding sequence ATGAGCGTCCGAGAGGACCTCGCGGACCGAGTGCCCGGCGGCGACGCCGGTCTCATCGTCGCCGTGCTGGTCGTGCTGTACGTCGCGTACGTGCTCGCCGGGGTCGGTCTCGGCTACTCGCTGCGCGGCCAACTCAACACCGTCGCGGTGTTGACGTTCTACATCGGCGTCTTCGCCATGCTGGCGCTGGCGCTGAACTTACATTGGGGGTACACCGGACTCTTCAACATCGGCATCGTCGGCTTCATGGCCGTCGGCATCTACGTGATGGCGCTGGTGTCGAAGCCGCTCTACCAGTCCGGCGGCGCGGCGCAGGTGGGCGGCCTCGGTCTCCCCCTCGTCGTCGGCATCGTCGCCGGCATGGTCGCCGCGGCGCTGCTCGGACTGGTGGTCGCCCTGCCGGCGCTCCGGTTGCGGGCCGACTACCTCGCTATCGTCACCATCGCGATGTCGGAAATCGTTCGATTCAGCTTCCTCTCGGGGGAGTTCCAGCAGTTCACCCTGTTCGGCGAACGCGTCGGCTTCGGCGGCGGGTCGGGGCTCATTCTCGACTTCACCGACCCCTTGCAGGCGTTCTTCGAGACGTTCGGTCTGTGGGGCGCCTACCTGAGTTTTGTCGACACCTTCGAGGCCATCGTCCCCACGAACCCGAAACCGGTCGTCGACGGTCTGGTGTACGGCGCGGTCCTGCTCCTGTTCGTCGCGGCGTACTACTGGCTGTTGAAGCGCACCGGCGAGTCGCCGTTCGGTCGCGTGCTCAAGGCCATCCGCGAGGACGAGGACGTGGCGAACTCGCTCGGGAAGGACACCAACCAGTTCAAAATCAAGTCGTTCATGCTCGGGTGCGCACTGATGGGGCTGGCGGGCATCCTCTGGTTCATGACGCAGGGGGCGGTGACGCCGAACACGTTCCGCCCGCGCATCACCTTCTTCGTCTGGATCGCGCTCATCATCGGCGGCGCGGGGTCGAACACCGGGAGCGTGCTCGGCGGCGCCGTCTTCGCGGCGGTGCTGTACCAGGGGCCGCGGTACTTCAAGAACCTCGTCGACGCCGCGCTCCCGTCGTTCAACGCGCCGTCGAGTTTCGGCCCGGCCGTGGCGCCGCTCATCTCGAATCTCAACCCGGCGCCGCTGTTCTACTACACCGTCGACAGTATTCGGCAGTTACAGCTCGTCCTGATGGGGCTGGTGCTCATCTGGTTGATGCACAACCGCCCCGAGGGGATGCTCGGCCACCGCAAGGAGACGGCCGCGGGCATCCCGCTCACGGCGAAACGTGCGCGCACCGCCGCGACGGACGGCGGCACCGAAAGCGACGACGGAGACGGAGGCGAACGCAATGAGTAA
- a CDS encoding DUF7563 family protein: MPECQNCGSFVTTAYARVFAPNEMDHPRVCPNCEDMVRDGATVRKARSARNT, encoded by the coding sequence GTGCCCGAATGCCAGAACTGCGGTTCCTTCGTCACGACGGCGTACGCCCGGGTTTTCGCCCCGAACGAGATGGACCACCCGCGCGTCTGTCCGAACTGTGAGGATATGGTTCGCGACGGCGCGACGGTGAGAAAAGCACGCTCGGCGCGGAACACCTGA
- a CDS encoding HalOD1 output domain-containing protein, protein MTPQDPLSIRLVTEISRLEGVEPFELPPLEDCVDTESLDSLFGRPDAPFHEGEVKFRYAGYDVTVKYTGEFDIA, encoded by the coding sequence ATGACACCCCAGGACCCACTCAGTATTCGGCTCGTGACCGAGATATCACGACTGGAAGGTGTCGAACCGTTCGAACTCCCGCCGCTCGAAGACTGCGTCGACACGGAGTCACTCGACAGCCTGTTCGGGCGCCCGGACGCGCCGTTTCACGAGGGCGAGGTCAAATTCCGCTACGCGGGGTACGACGTCACGGTCAAGTACACCGGCGAGTTCGATATCGCCTGA
- a CDS encoding ABC transporter ATP-binding protein, whose amino-acid sequence MLRVRNLDAGYGDLQILTDVDMDVHDGEYVTIVGPNGAGKSTLMKSVFGLTNLMGGTVTFEGEDVTGLQPEDIIHEGIGYVPQNDNVFASLTVRENLEMGAYILDEVPQDALDMVFERFPILEERDDQKAGTMSGGQQQMLAMGRALMLDPSLLLLDEPSAGLAPDLVEEMFDKIDEINDAGTAVLMVEQNAKEALRRCDRGYVLANGENRYVDSGRALLEDEQVRRDFLGG is encoded by the coding sequence CTGCTCCGCGTCCGGAACCTCGACGCGGGCTACGGCGACCTTCAAATCCTCACCGACGTCGACATGGACGTCCACGACGGCGAGTACGTCACTATCGTCGGTCCGAACGGCGCGGGGAAGTCGACGCTGATGAAGTCCGTCTTCGGACTCACCAACCTCATGGGCGGTACGGTGACGTTCGAGGGCGAAGACGTCACCGGACTGCAACCCGAGGACATCATCCACGAGGGCATCGGCTACGTGCCGCAGAACGACAACGTGTTCGCCTCGCTCACGGTCCGCGAGAACCTGGAGATGGGGGCGTACATCCTCGACGAGGTGCCGCAGGACGCACTCGACATGGTGTTCGAGCGCTTCCCCATCTTGGAGGAGCGAGACGACCAGAAGGCCGGCACGATGTCCGGCGGGCAACAGCAGATGCTCGCGATGGGTCGCGCGCTGATGCTGGACCCGTCGCTGCTGCTCCTGGACGAACCGTCGGCCGGCCTCGCGCCCGACCTGGTCGAGGAGATGTTCGACAAGATAGACGAGATAAACGACGCCGGCACCGCGGTGCTGATGGTCGAACAGAACGCCAAGGAGGCGCTCAGACGCTGCGACCGCGGCTACGTCCTCGCCAACGGCGAGAACCGCTACGTCGACT
- a CDS encoding GNAT family N-acetyltransferase, whose translation MDHTDECAVRIVRAGTDSIDVLADLWVELAADQRSYRSHLRADENRERIREAMARHAVTGGLRVARTGDEIVGFVMFSLERGDFEQDDVRGVIRNLYVVPARRGRGVGSRLLETAETALVDAGAARISLEAMARNERARQFYERHGYAVHRVELEKAVESDTHSKED comes from the coding sequence ATGGATCACACCGACGAATGCGCGGTGCGCATCGTTCGGGCCGGAACGGACAGCATCGACGTCCTCGCGGACCTCTGGGTCGAACTCGCCGCCGACCAGCGGTCCTACCGCTCGCACCTCCGGGCCGACGAGAACCGCGAGCGGATACGCGAGGCGATGGCCCGGCACGCCGTCACGGGCGGCCTCCGCGTCGCCCGCACCGGCGACGAAATCGTCGGGTTCGTGATGTTCAGCCTCGAACGCGGCGACTTCGAACAGGACGACGTCCGGGGGGTCATCCGCAACCTCTACGTCGTTCCGGCGCGCCGGGGCCGCGGCGTCGGGTCGCGACTCCTCGAAACCGCGGAGACGGCGCTGGTCGACGCGGGCGCGGCGCGCATCAGCCTCGAAGCCATGGCGCGAAACGAGCGGGCGCGGCAGTTCTACGAGCGGCACGGCTACGCCGTCCACCGAGTCGAGTTGGAGAAGGCGGTCGAAAGCGATACACACTCAAAGGAGGACTGA